The Brasilonema sennae CENA114 genome includes a region encoding these proteins:
- a CDS encoding ATP-grasp domain-containing protein, protein MAQVKALFQNLATLTILFLVLPINAAIVLASLFWNRLRRLVRPQTVVAANRKNILISGAKMTKALQLARCFHAAGHRVILIETHKYWLSGHRFSDAVSRFYTTPIPQYDPEAYIQALLDIVKKENIDVYVPVTSPVASYYESLAKPALSHYCEVFHFDADVTQMQDDKFAFSEKARAFGLSVPKSFKITNPEQVLNFDFSGETRKYILKSIPYDSVWRLDLTKLPCDTPEETAAFVRSLPISPEKPWIMQEFIPGKEFCTHSTVKNGELRLHCCAESSAFQVNYENVENPKILEWVRHFVGKLGITGQVSFDFIQAQDGTVYAIECNPRAHSAITMFYNHPQVADAYLSEEPFTQPLQPLPNSKPTYWTYHELWRLTGIRSFAQLRTWIRNFLRGTDAVYKLDDPLPFLMLHHWQIPLLLFKNLRQLKGWTKIDFNIGKLVELGGD, encoded by the coding sequence GTGGCACAAGTAAAAGCTTTATTCCAGAACCTTGCGACCTTGACAATACTTTTTTTAGTGTTGCCCATTAACGCTGCTATAGTTCTGGCATCTCTATTTTGGAATCGCTTAAGGCGTCTTGTTCGTCCTCAGACAGTTGTCGCTGCAAACCGCAAAAATATCTTGATTAGCGGTGCCAAAATGACGAAGGCGTTACAGCTTGCCCGTTGTTTTCACGCTGCGGGACATAGAGTTATTTTAATAGAAACCCACAAATACTGGTTATCGGGACATCGGTTTTCTGATGCAGTTTCTCGCTTTTATACAACTCCTATCCCACAGTATGACCCAGAAGCTTATATCCAAGCTTTACTAGACATTGTTAAGAAAGAAAACATTGATGTCTATGTTCCTGTCACGAGTCCAGTTGCGAGTTACTATGAGTCTTTAGCAAAGCCTGCACTCTCACACTACTGCGAAGTTTTTCACTTTGACGCTGATGTCACCCAAATGCAGGATGATAAGTTTGCTTTCAGTGAAAAAGCAAGAGCGTTTGGCTTATCGGTTCCCAAGTCCTTCAAAATCACCAACCCTGAACAAGTTCTGAATTTTGATTTTTCTGGGGAAACTCGCAAATATATTCTCAAAAGCATTCCTTACGACTCAGTATGGCGCTTAGATTTAACTAAGCTACCTTGCGATACCCCTGAGGAAACAGCAGCATTTGTCAGGAGTTTGCCAATCAGTCCAGAAAAACCCTGGATTATGCAAGAGTTTATTCCTGGCAAGGAATTTTGCACTCACAGCACAGTCAAAAATGGAGAATTACGGTTGCACTGCTGTGCAGAATCTTCAGCTTTTCAAGTCAATTACGAAAATGTAGAAAACCCGAAAATTCTAGAATGGGTAAGGCATTTTGTTGGAAAACTGGGAATTACTGGACAAGTTTCCTTTGATTTTATCCAAGCTCAAGACGGGACAGTTTACGCTATTGAATGTAATCCCCGAGCGCATTCGGCAATTACAATGTTTTACAACCACCCACAAGTGGCAGATGCTTATTTGAGTGAAGAACCCTTCACTCAACCTCTCCAACCACTGCCAAACAGTAAGCCGACATACTGGACATATCACGAACTATGGCGACTGACTGGTATTCGTTCCTTTGCCCAATTGCGAACTTGGATACGCAATTTTTTAAGAGGTACTGATGCCGTTTACAAACTGGATGATCCACTGCCGTTTCTGATGCTACACCACTGGCAAATTCCCTTGCTTTTGTTCAAAAATCTGCGGCAACTCAAAGGTTGGACAAAGATTGATTTTAATATTGGTAAACTTGTGGAATTAGGTGGCGATTGA
- the fghA gene encoding S-formylglutathione hydrolase, with product MTNPNLTSEYKSFGGKLGFYSHPSSTCNGEMRFAVYQPPQATQKPVPVLYFLSGLASTEENFMIKAGAQQYAAKYGIMLVAPDTSPRNTGIPGEDDDSDFGTGAGFYVDATVEPWASHYRMYSYVVQELPALIAEHFPAQPEKQGIFGHSMGGHGALVCALRNPQQYKSVSAFAPIAAPMRCPWGEKAFSRYLGEDKESWRAYDASELVRQTEYHSPILIDQGTADKFLSQQLLPEVFEQVCAAVNQPLNLRYQDGYDHSYYFIASFIEDHIRHHALSLTV from the coding sequence ATGACTAACCCCAACCTCACCTCAGAATATAAATCCTTCGGTGGTAAACTCGGCTTCTATAGTCATCCCTCCTCTACCTGTAACGGGGAAATGCGCTTTGCTGTCTACCAACCACCGCAAGCCACCCAAAAACCAGTACCAGTTCTTTATTTCCTCTCTGGTTTGGCTTCCACAGAAGAAAACTTTATGATTAAAGCAGGGGCACAGCAATATGCGGCAAAATACGGTATCATGCTGGTTGCACCAGATACTAGTCCCCGCAACACTGGTATTCCTGGTGAGGATGACGACTCGGACTTTGGCACAGGTGCTGGCTTTTATGTGGATGCAACTGTTGAACCTTGGGCGTCTCACTACCGAATGTATAGTTATGTTGTGCAAGAATTGCCTGCTTTGATTGCCGAACATTTTCCTGCACAACCAGAGAAACAAGGTATTTTCGGTCATTCAATGGGGGGACATGGTGCGCTTGTTTGCGCTTTGAGAAATCCTCAGCAATACAAATCAGTCTCAGCTTTTGCACCCATCGCCGCACCAATGCGGTGTCCTTGGGGTGAAAAGGCGTTTAGCCGATACCTTGGTGAGGATAAGGAAAGTTGGCGTGCTTATGATGCCAGTGAATTGGTCAGGCAAACAGAATACCACAGTCCCATTCTCATCGATCAAGGTACGGCGGATAAATTTCTTAGTCAGCAGTTGCTACCTGAGGTGTTTGAGCAAGTTTGTGCAGCAGTTAACCAGCCGCTAAACTTGCGTTATCAAGACGGCTATGACCACAGTTATTATTTCATCGCCAGTTTTATTGAGGATCACATCCGCCACCATGCGCTTTCATTAACGGTTTGA
- a CDS encoding sedoheptulose 7-phosphate cyclase, with product MSTIQAKFEATETAFHVEAYEKIEYSLIYVDGVFAIENPQLAETYKKFGRCLVVVDANVNKHCGSQIEQYFKYYDIDLTVFPITITEPNKTIESFEKVIDALAEFKLVRKEPVLVVGGGLITDVAGFACSAYQRSSNYIRIPTTLIGLIDASVAIKVAVNHKKLKNRLGAYHASQKVFLDFSFLGTLPTAQVRNGMSELVKIAVVNNKEVFDLLDKHGEELLSTHFGNINATPEIKEVAHRVTYESIKSMLELEVPNLHELDLDRVIAFGHTWSPTLELAPRVPIFHGHAVNIDMAFSVTLAARRGYITKEDRDRILSLMSRIGLALDHPLLDEELAWRGSESITCTRGGLLRAAMPRPIGDCFFVNDLTREELAAALSEHKHLCESYPRGGDGVELYPDAYNPELVGSEA from the coding sequence ATGAGTACCATCCAAGCAAAGTTTGAAGCTACTGAAACTGCTTTTCATGTAGAGGCTTACGAAAAAATTGAGTACAGCCTCATCTATGTTGATGGGGTTTTTGCAATCGAAAATCCACAACTGGCAGAAACCTATAAAAAATTTGGACGCTGCTTGGTTGTTGTAGATGCTAATGTTAATAAGCATTGCGGCAGTCAAATCGAGCAGTATTTCAAATATTACGACATTGACCTGACGGTTTTTCCGATCACGATTACTGAGCCAAACAAGACTATTGAGTCTTTTGAGAAGGTCATTGATGCGTTGGCCGAATTCAAGCTGGTTCGCAAGGAACCAGTGTTAGTAGTTGGTGGTGGACTGATTACAGATGTTGCAGGTTTTGCCTGTTCTGCTTACCAGCGCAGTAGCAACTACATTCGCATTCCTACCACTCTCATTGGTTTGATTGATGCGAGTGTTGCTATCAAAGTAGCAGTGAACCACAAGAAGCTGAAAAATCGCCTTGGTGCTTATCACGCTTCGCAAAAGGTTTTCCTGGATTTCTCGTTTTTGGGTACTTTGCCAACAGCGCAAGTCCGCAATGGAATGTCAGAACTTGTGAAAATTGCAGTGGTTAACAACAAAGAGGTTTTTGATTTGTTGGATAAGCATGGGGAAGAACTGCTTTCCACACACTTTGGCAACATTAACGCAACACCAGAAATCAAAGAAGTGGCGCATCGGGTCACTTACGAGTCTATTAAAAGTATGCTCGAGTTGGAGGTTCCTAACCTACACGAGTTAGACCTAGACCGTGTTATTGCTTTTGGTCATACTTGGAGTCCGACTCTAGAACTTGCACCTCGTGTGCCTATTTTCCACGGTCATGCAGTCAATATTGACATGGCTTTTTCTGTCACCCTTGCAGCACGACGAGGCTATATTACCAAAGAAGATCGCGATCGCATTCTCAGTCTGATGAGCCGTATCGGTCTTGCTCTGGATCATCCCCTCTTAGACGAAGAGCTTGCATGGCGTGGAAGCGAATCCATCACCTGCACACGAGGCGGTCTGCTACGAGCCGCTATGCCTAGACCAATTGGCGATTGCTTCTTTGTCAATGATTTAACTCGTGAGGAACTGGCTGCAGCGTTATCAGAGCATAAGCATCTGTGCGAAAGCTACCCTCGTGGTGGCGATGGCGTAGAACTCTACCCAGATGCTTACAACCCAGAACTTGTTGGGAGTGAAGCCTAA
- a CDS encoding O-methyltransferase — protein sequence MSQVVEKPTARPVTPLGILAKQLETILQTLDKMSADELQANLNQAWLLAAGLDPYLEECTTRESPALAALAQKTAQEAWNQRFHEGATVRELEQEMLSGHVEGQTLKMFTHMIKAKKVLEVGMFTGYSALAIAEALPSDGELVACEVDPYTAEFAQAAFRESPHGGKIRVEVGPALSTLQKLADAGQSFDFVFIDADKREYVKYFQTLLETDLLVPGGFICVDNTLLQGQVYLPEENRTPNGEAIAQFNQVVAADSRVEQVLLPLRDGLTIIRRLP from the coding sequence ATGTCGCAAGTTGTCGAAAAGCCAACCGCTAGACCTGTTACACCATTGGGGATTTTAGCTAAGCAGCTAGAAACCATTTTGCAGACACTTGATAAGATGTCTGCTGATGAGCTACAAGCTAACCTCAATCAAGCATGGCTTTTGGCAGCAGGTTTAGATCCCTATTTAGAAGAATGTACCACCCGTGAATCACCAGCCTTAGCAGCGCTAGCTCAAAAAACGGCTCAGGAAGCTTGGAATCAAAGGTTCCACGAGGGAGCGACAGTACGAGAACTAGAACAGGAAATGCTTTCTGGACATGTGGAAGGGCAAACGCTCAAGATGTTTACCCACATGATCAAAGCTAAGAAAGTGTTGGAAGTTGGTATGTTCACTGGCTATTCTGCATTGGCGATCGCAGAAGCTTTACCGTCTGATGGAGAACTGGTCGCTTGTGAAGTTGACCCTTACACCGCAGAGTTCGCGCAAGCTGCTTTCCGGGAGTCTCCCCACGGTGGAAAAATTCGCGTCGAAGTGGGTCCAGCACTCTCAACTTTGCAGAAACTGGCAGATGCAGGGCAGTCATTTGATTTTGTGTTTATTGACGCAGATAAACGCGAGTATGTCAAGTACTTCCAAACTTTGTTGGAGACAGATTTGCTCGTTCCTGGAGGGTTTATCTGTGTAGACAACACTCTACTTCAAGGGCAAGTCTATCTTCCAGAAGAAAATCGCACTCCCAACGGTGAGGCTATTGCTCAGTTTAACCAGGTTGTCGCCGCCGATTCGCGTGTGGAACAGGTATTGTTGCCACTGCGAGATGGCTTGACGATTATTCGACGCTTACCGTAA
- a CDS encoding PhzF family phenazine biosynthesis protein has translation MGQTITQVDAFSNTPFAGNPAAVCILPTPQSEDWMQKVAQEMNLSETAFLVRQEDGFALRWFTPTTEVPLCGHATLASAHVLWSQGHLLPDEVARFHTKSGVLIAKKHGNWIELDFPVNYSEEIAAPPELGEALGVPIRTVMKNSLGYLVEVESEDLVRQMQPNFQLLKALPLAKVIVTSLTHEDSEYDFVSRFFAPGVGINEDPVTGAAHCCLAPFWRDRLGKDEFLAYQASSRGGVLKVRYEGGSRVYISGQAVTVLRGELI, from the coding sequence ATGGGACAAACTATTACTCAAGTAGATGCATTTAGCAACACACCTTTTGCAGGTAACCCGGCTGCCGTCTGCATTTTACCTACTCCCCAGTCTGAGGACTGGATGCAAAAGGTGGCGCAAGAGATGAATTTATCTGAGACTGCGTTTTTGGTGAGGCAGGAAGATGGTTTTGCGCTGCGCTGGTTTACGCCTACAACAGAAGTGCCATTATGTGGTCATGCTACCCTAGCTAGCGCTCATGTTCTTTGGTCACAGGGGCATCTTTTGCCAGATGAGGTGGCTCGTTTCCACACCAAGAGCGGAGTGCTGATTGCTAAAAAGCATGGAAATTGGATTGAACTCGATTTTCCTGTAAATTATTCAGAAGAAATAGCCGCTCCTCCTGAACTCGGTGAAGCTTTGGGTGTTCCAATCAGAACGGTGATGAAAAATTCCTTGGGTTATCTGGTGGAGGTCGAGTCTGAAGATTTAGTGCGACAAATGCAGCCGAACTTCCAGCTACTCAAAGCGTTACCCCTTGCCAAGGTTATTGTTACTAGTTTAACACACGAAGACTCAGAATACGATTTTGTTTCTCGCTTTTTTGCACCGGGAGTGGGAATTAATGAAGACCCAGTGACTGGGGCTGCTCACTGTTGTCTGGCTCCGTTTTGGCGCGATCGCCTTGGCAAAGATGAGTTTTTAGCATATCAAGCGTCTAGTCGGGGCGGTGTCTTGAAGGTGCGTTATGAGGGCGGTTCTCGTGTCTATATAAGTGGACAAGCAGTTACCGTTCTGCGTGGAGAATTAATTTGA
- a CDS encoding pentapeptide repeat-containing protein — protein sequence MDANELKQRYVAGERDFPAVKLVRAKLIQAMLAGVNLFAADLSGANLAKAKLWGANLGAANLAGVNLTRANLSGANLHEANLRGAKLNFAKLYGANLSGAWYDDSTRFSRGFDPVSRNMRKL from the coding sequence ATGGATGCAAATGAACTGAAGCAGCGTTATGTAGCAGGAGAGAGAGATTTTCCAGCAGTGAAGCTTGTTAGAGCCAAGTTAATTCAAGCAATGCTCGCTGGAGTCAATTTATTTGCAGCGGATTTAAGCGGAGCAAACCTAGCTAAAGCTAAACTGTGGGGAGCAAACCTTGGGGCTGCTAACTTAGCTGGTGTCAACTTGACACGAGCTAACTTAAGCGGTGCCAACTTGCATGAAGCTAATCTTAGGGGAGCGAAGCTAAACTTTGCTAAGCTCTATGGAGCAAATTTGAGTGGGGCTTGGTACGACGATAGTACGCGTTTTTCTAGAGGTTTTGACCCCGTCAGTAGAAATATGCGAAAACTTTGA